Below is a window of Chiloscyllium punctatum isolate Juve2018m chromosome 52, sChiPun1.3, whole genome shotgun sequence DNA.
cgagtagggggcgagagtgggggcgagagagggggagagaagggggcgagggagggggcgagagtggggacaagagtggggggcaagagagggggcgagagtggggggagagagggtgtgagaggggggcgagagagagggggtagagagggggtagagagagagttggggaaagaggcggagaggggggagagagaagggagagagaggctggagatggagtgagagagagtgtggaggagagagagtgggggagagactggaggagagaggggggagagagagaggcgagggagaggggcaagagaggtggggagagagaggagagagagtgggaggggagagaaagggtgatagagagaggtgagaaggagaggcgagagagggggagaggggggagagtgtgagggggagagagagtgtgtgagagagaggttgagagagaggggggagagagagagggggagagtggaggttgagaaaaggggaaagacagGGGGATGTGGATTaagaagggggcagagaaaggggagagaaagaaggggagtgagattgggggagacagtggagaaagagtgggaaagagagaggggagagtgagatggtgagagagggagggtgagaggggtggagagagaggggagagagagagaggggagagagatgatgtgagagtagggaaagagagtggggaaagagagtgggggagagggaggagagagtgagagcatgagaggcagggagtgagagaggaagagagagggagagatttaggcgacagagtgggagagagaggaagtgaagggagaaagggagagagaaagattgggggtcgagagaaggggtgagcagggtagagagagaggggagaggcagggagagagaaggggaggcggacagagggggagagtgggggacagagaggagagagaggcggacagagggagggtgatagagggagggttacagagagtggagggagtcagagggggagaggggggagagagggaggggtagagagagtgtggggacagagtgggggagagtgtggggagagagagtggggagagagagtgcagagagagagagtgagggagacagtgggggagggagagggttagggagggtagggagtgagagagaggggagagatttaggtgacagagtaGGGGGAGAGTTTttgaagagaggggggagacagagagtgaggtgtagagagagagagtgggtgaaagagagaggtgtagagagtgggggtgagagagacggtagagagaaggcgagagaggaggggagaggggtgagaggggttagaggggtgagaggggtgtggagaggggaagagagagaggcggcagagagagagagatagggagggggaagagagacggggagtgcaagagaaagggggagatagtgggggaagagagagggggagagagagggtgagagagggggagagggggagagaggggggagagggagcgggagagggagggggagagagacagggcgagagatggggagagtgacagggagagggagaggaaggtgcgagggagggtgagagagggggacagaaagaggttgagagcggggggaaagagaggggacagagatggggaaagagtgggagagagagagaggagagtgagaaggggagactggcgtggcgagagagggggaggaagaggaaagtgcgagggagggtgagagagggggtgtagggggtagtgtaatttttaaacggttagcttccttttagtcttttctacctcatagtaaacacaagcagacactcaactgttgccggacctcccccacgtttatatgaatgaaacagttgtaacagctttcctcgatagttgagagaccgcccttaaccacagttgtacaacatcatccatataagggaagaacgggaagctcaaacactgattggccaagtgaatgataaaagaatcgcaggcaccagaacccaaataaggaaaacagtggggaatccgagcactcgttggtcaaggcagcagtagtagacccagcccacatatacatgtatataatgtgtggagattactatgcttgtgtgtgtgtgcctttgggaacagcacccgactttgcaaagttgaatgaaaaagttttggacagactcctccgtgtctttgttcctgggaagggaaataaaaagtgccggagatggggctggacagccacttatctcgcacaattgggggctcctccgggatgaaataattattgccggggggggcagtctcttcggctcacggatcaagcctgattacaacaaagacgcgtctagtatatatttctacttctcactgatcagcttggtccgttggccgtcggccaagagaggatgttacccggctcatttaaaaataattttgaatcctggaaaaggaacacacggacgagtgctgggaccaccggttagtgactatacacgggggtacacacatttaaaaaggccagacaactccgtgcacggatcaaggtaagagattcttttgttcttccttgttggccgcgtggttttgacggtcatctgtgaaaacgctttgggcatttaagaccaggactgaagataaaccacgggaaattgtggttttgacggtcatctgtgaaaacgctttgggcgtttaagaccaggaccgaagataaaccatgggaaatcagacttctagatttactaaggaaaagtcagggaagactgcaaatgggaaagaaataccccccgatagtccattaggtcggaagttaagtctatggacggacagtagtagaacgaaggacttaaagaaagagaccatgataaaatattgttgttttatatggaccaaagaacctatccgcgccccctcggtagtttggcccgagtatgggtctggtgaagactgggtgtgtcaaatcctaaatgtatatgttaacagaaaacaaccgtttgacccagaggagagcaaatatgccgccgcctggttggcgggcgacggcgagagtcccacgcgtctctatcctctgattccccaaacagacccgaggaagccccagaagtcttgggacatcctcaccgacggtttgccaccgtcttccccgcccccgtatataccacccgcgcacgaccaggcgtccagcgcggacctccctcctgcgacggataattccgagtcccagcaggctacgaccagtgaggaagggactgctggggggggcacaggagggggcacagaactcaccccaggcattaggaaatcagtccgactcgagatgcggagaggtcgagaagagggattgagagctgggaggagtgacaatattgaacagctgaaccccttacgagaggtgccgtttgggaacgaacggaccggcttcgtagtacaacctttaaattctggggatatccggcaactccgtaatgaacgaCCCCGTCTaatggacgaccccgtcagtgtgggaatacaactggaccaatttctggggcccagtatatacacatgggctgaactgcaggccatgatgagaatactatttaattacgatgaaattgttatgatccggaatagtgcaatggccatttgggatagggagcatcaggacggccctcagcgtggagagcagaagtaccccttagagaacccccggtgggatcataacgacgcggggggaagggccaatatgacagacctcagaagccttataatcaggggaatccaaacctgcgtgcccatcagcggaatttagcaaaagcatttgaagttggacagaaaaaggatgaatccccgagtgagtttttagaccgtttgcgggagtccatgcgaaagtattcaggtttagaccccgatggggaaataggcaagagcatgcttaaggtgcactttgtgactaagtcatggcctgacattcagaagaaattacagaaagtggaggattgggctgaaaaggatgttgcagaattattacgggaagcacagaaggtgtacgttcagagggatgtaataagggagaaacataagacaaaaatgatggtggcagccgtacgggaagcttgtaagtccactgGAATGGGgcagggagattatggggtggaaagaggaacgtcgaagaaaagttggagagggagagaagcgagacggggcagaagtgagagaggaagaattagccgttaccatgtcataccttagtgagtcccgattgacagagatagaccctagggtttgggtcgccaaagggaaccggggaggactcgcaattcgacctgtggaggtaaaattaaagccccagagccccgacgtcagagtgcgccaatacgccatctcttgggaagggaggcagggcctgaagacagttatggaagacctaataaaagatggattggtagagccctgtatgtcacgatacaattcccccatcctgccggtccggaagtcggatgggagctaccgaatggtccaagacctaagggaagtaaataaaattgtccaagtacggcaccctgtggtaccgaacccatacactattctggggcgaatccccccggaccacggctggtttagtgttatagacttaaaggatgccttctgggcgtgtcccctaggcaaggacagtagggatccttttgcttttgaatgggaggatcctgatactggcagaaaacaacagtacaggtggaccgtactcccccaaggattcactgagtccccgactctgttcgggcagattctggaacaattattggagggactaaccttgtccccggcccttaatcttatacaatacgtggatgatctccttttatccggaccggcggaggaggacgtcctacttgggactaatgccctgttaaattacctagctgagaaggggttaagagtgagtcagaagaagctccaatatgtcgagaaagaggttacgtacctaggacacttgataagccagggacagaaacgaataagtccggaaagagtgcgggcaataatcgaactaggcctcccaacgaccaagagggagttgcggaagttcttgggactcttaggctattgtcggttatggatagacgactatgccccccttactaaagacttgtacctaaaactcattgaggaggcacccaacagaataaaatgggaggaggaggagaaaaagttaattgaaatcctaaaaggaaaattgatggccgcacttgttttaagcttgccggattttagtaagacatttcgcctctttgtgaactccagaaagggaaccgctcttggagtattgacccaggactgggggggtaaaaggaagcccgtggctttcctgttaaaaattctggatccagtctcccgagggtggccggagtgtgtccaagcggtggcagccacggcaaagctggtagaggaaagcaggaagttgacttttggggcccccttgacagtcactactccccaccaggttagaactatcctgaatcagaaggccgggaggtggctgactgactcgagaattctgaaatatgaagccatattgtgagaccgagaagacctccgaatagaagtcgggggctgtcacaacccggcggactttctttggaaaggggaaggcgaggaggaactggaacactgctgttcagacataatagagtaccagagtaaagtgagggaagatctgagggatacccccttacatgcaggtaggcggtggtacattgatgggtcctctcgagtgatagatgggaagagacacaacggttatgcagtcattagtgagactggttgggaattagtggaaagtggacggctaccgaatgcctggtccgcacaaacgtgcgaattgtacgccttgcaccgggctctgaggaatttaaagggaatagccgggacaatctacactgactctaagtatgcctttggggtagtacacacctttgggaagatctggaaagaaaggggaatgataaatagtagaggaaaggagttggtccacgaggaactagtagccatgatcttggaggatttgttgctgccacaagagattgctgtagtacatgtgaaaggacaccagaaagacgataaaatagagaccctggggaatcaattggcagatgaacaggcaaaattggctgggatggggaaggaagtaataaactgcctggtaaggattccacagatatccgaaattaccgaagtgcccacgtttactgacaaagaagaaactcttctcgcgtctctggggggtacaaaggatagggaaggcaagtggaccttacccgatggccgccagctactaaatcgaccgtttgcgggacattattgcccgtttacaccaagggagtcactggggcgcccaggcactgtgtgatgccttcctgcgccgatatgctcaccctggtctgtacacggtagccaagcaggtcacaggagattgtataacatgtcgaaagattaacaaaagggggctgcggcagcatacAAGACAAGgaggtaggagtccggcctataggccgtttgagtatatccaggtagattacactgagctcccccccataggtcgcctgaagtatctattagtagtggtagatcacctgacaggatgggtggaagctttccccactaccacggcaacggcaactcaggttagcaagattctactcgagcaaatcatcccacgatttgggctaccccgcgctattgactctgaccaggggagccacttcacctcgaccgtcctccagaatgtagtgcaagcaatggggattgactgggatttgcacaccccctggcatccctcctcctcgggcaaggtcgaaagaatgaaccagaccatcaaaaagcagctaaccaagctcactagtgaaatcggcctgccttggaccaaatgcctaccccttgccctgttgcaaattcgcacccaaccaaggcgggatttgggcgtctccactttcgaaatgttatttggcctcccgttccatgggccgaagggggaacctcctgtatttgagtctcgggatatgtttgtgcaaaaatatgtggtggctctggggtctgctctatctcgtttacgccaacagggacttttggcacagacgccgcccctcgagtttgcggtgcacaccgtcaagccgggtcagtgggtcctgattaaaagctgcaagcaacgtaccctcgaaccaacttgggacggtcccttcctggtacttttgacgaccgaaacggctgtccgtacggccgaaaagggctggacacattacactcgagtcaagggaccagtgccacaaccgacggaggacgaacgaacctctctgacaaaggcatctaaggaacagagactctgagaacgaactaatcggactttggcgagtctaaaggaactgtgccctcgggctacgggtgtcgcgacaaaatgcggtcaattgtattgttaacttgctatgccattgtccttgggctgggtcatagtgtgcgtgttacccaatttggcctccggatgaaacaaatagaggaccgtcagtggttcaccatctccgtgcttgccaaccaatcaacacagacacttagcttagacctatgtgagttggtgccctgtaggactaaaagtcaactgaatcaaactaagcagaatctcgagagagaaaggggattccagggtcagacgttagtattacaattgtatggtagggaaggcctaaataggcctccagcccccggggtccaggctatggtgtcagttgtccgtgatcccatcacccctggacgagattgtgggcataatcgttgcaatccgctttatctgaccataaagaacttggaaaagaacgaggcgagacttaatagaacaatactgggtattagagttgggggccaggcaggatgggggaggaatgcagctgtgctgcacgtatatcacggtcattgaagctgagtctgggggctcatccaccactggtcagcaggaaaagattagaataattgagacaacggatttggaaaagacctttgaaatagaaacgggatacggggaggcgaatgcctggatggaatgggtcaaatatactgtgaggagcatgaaaaagagtgattgctacgcatgcacgagtgcccgccctaaccctcaggtggtcccattcccgctgggatgggagaaacacccacgagccatggactgcatgataaggctgtaccaggacggagaggcctggaacgaccccacttgtcgacccttgagtttgaagtttccccccgtcaggcctgagggggcgccccgcccgccatcattctcaggggtaacgggtacgcaccaggcctgcgtctctcggacgggacctcagtgggacgacgatgtggggacatttgacaagtgcagcggatcaatccggctggtcaatgaaactaccgggggcgggaattactcccacattcatgtacctagggcagacctctggtggtactgtggtgggagggttctgcgaccgaccctgccccaaaaatggacgggcacttgtgcgatcgttcaattggccatcccattcaccctggcattcgaaaaacaagagcaaccccgttctagtggaagaactgagagagctttggggacctctttcgatgataacatatatttagatgccataggggtccccaggggtgttcctgacgaatacaaggctaggaaccagatagcggcgggttttgagtcgtcactgttctggtgggttaccatcaataagaatgtggattggattaattatatttactacaatcagcagaggttcattaattatacccggtatgcagtgaaaggaatagcagaacaactggacgccactagtaggatggcgtgggaaaataggttggccttagacatgatgttggcagagaaggggggtgtttgtgtcatgataggcactcagtgctgcactttcatccccaacaacacagcccctgatgggtccatcacccgcgccctggatggactcaccacattggcggacgaactggccgaaaactcgggcatcgactctggcctcacggactggttggaagcttggttcggtaaatggacaggggtggtcgttccctttcttgtctcatgcatagtggtggcaggggtactcactgcccttgggtgttgcgttattccctgtgtccggggattaactcaacgactgatcgaaaccgcccttactaagaaggatgttccctatgggcaggttgaacgaataaatctcgagatggaacaacgtgaatccggCTTGgccgggggtagtattagagaagggcagtttgatgaacaagctcgggagttattaaatgccctggagaagaaacttacggttgaaaaattacaggccgtaagaaaagacacgggggatttgtagggggtagtgtaatttttaaacggttagctgccttttagtcttttctacctcatagtaaacacaagcagacactcaactgttgccggacctcccccacgtttatatgaatgaaacagttgtaacagctttcctcgatagttgagaggccgcccttaaccacagttgtacaacatcatccatataagggaagaatgggaagctcaaacactgattggccaagtgaatgataaaagaatcccaggcaccagaacccaaataaggaaaacagtgcggaatccgagcactcgttggtcaaggcagcagtagtaaacccagcccacatatacatgtatataatgtgtggagattactatgcttgtgtgtgtgtacctttgggaacagcacccgactttgcaaagttgaatgaaaaagttttggacagactcctccgtgtctttgttcctgggaagggaaataaaaagtgccgtagatggggctggacagccacttatctcgcacactcactcaatccttcccttcagttttacatcaatttcacactgtatgtgagggtgggaatggatttgtaaatataaatactccaaccgaaacccctcacaggtcaggaactgtttctgctcctttcatcactcacaaggaactGGAAagtaaaggttcagtcacaaatcttacAGGAACATATTGGTTATTATCACCAGAaaaggctgaacagctcaaaacgcttttctcaagaaaagagaAGGCTCAGAGACAGCCTGGTCCAAGTAGAaagttttgtgtctgtgttttcagagatttgaggttgcaGTCATTGgattggaagcatgtttcattgccccagatcatcaaaggtgaattttaatgtgcatctttctttctgtctgtctgagttaacactcagatggacaggtcaacgTCTGAGTCAAcgtcttaccaaatccctgattgaatctgtctctGCCCACAAACTCAGGTGCCTCGCCACTCACTAGGTCATGGAGAAACTCTGCCCTTACAATGAGAACGGTCTTTGCTGTCGCCTCTCCTCGTGCTTCtgcctaatccccacttcccttcattaaatcccagctgctccttgtccacccacatggacatgttgaagagcatgacaggagaatggattgaaaccgagagttcaatcgCCAGAATGAAAGATAAAGAAGGAAATAAATGGTGATTgcggatcccaggggatacagactccaggattagttgttgtggttctgttcgccgagctgggaatttgtcttgcaaacgtttcgtcccctgtctaggtgacatcctcagtgcttgggagcctcctctgaagcgcttctgtgctgtttcctccggcatttatagtggcctgtctctgccgcttccggttgtcagttccagctgtccgctgtagtggccggtatattgggtccaggtcgatgtgtttgttgatagagtctgtagctgagtgccatgcctcttggaattccctggctgttctctgtttggcttgtcctataataatagtgttgtcccagtcgaattcatgttgcttgtcatctgtgtgtgtggctactaaggatagctggtcgtgtcgtttcgtggctagttgggttcgtgtatacggatcgttagctgtcttcctgtttgtcctatgtagtgttttgtgcagtcgttgcatgggattttgtacactacattggttttgcatgcaaggactgcacaaaacactacatcggacaaacaggaagacagcaaacgatccgtatacacgaacaccaactagccatgaaacgacacgaccagctatccttagtagccacacacacagatgacaagcaacatgaattcgactgggacaacactaccattatagggcaagccaaacagagaacagccagggaattcctagaggcatggcactcatccacagactctatcaacaaacacatcgacctggacccaatataccggccactacagcggacagctggaactgacaaccggaagcggcagagacaggccactttaaatgccggaggaaacggcacagaagcgcttcagaggaggctcccaagcactgaggatgtcacctagacaggggatgaaacgtttgcaagacaaattcccagctcggcgaacagaaccccaacaacgagcacccgagctacaaatcttctcccaaactttgaacatccaggattagtccttgtgggcattcctgcagtaatacaagacagcattccatgatgagagttaaatccgggtggcaggagagggagtcactgaacatgagcaggtttagttcaaacacaggaggtttgttcagtcagtaacagtgtgttagacagggaggggaagggagcagtgaggggaaatgttaccacaagctgcagatggttAACTTTcattggagcaggaggaggccattcagcccctcaactctgctttgccattcatgatgatcatagctgatgtgtgacctaacgtacaactttcaaacccctctaatttcatcaataaactcctctgaaacacacaagatgagtattggaaaactaaacatctgcaaatgctgggaaatcagaaattgctagaaaaattcagtaggcctggcagcatctgtggagagtgaaccgttcctgtccagtgatcagtcaggtgaccagttgtagctgaccattctgttgtttctgtaacactggaacaggctctggtgagaggggaatgagattgtcaataacaaacgagaaaacaggaggacgtaCTCAATCAGAATTAGGAATTCACTTACCCCTCCCAGCGGGACAcccaccgacacagtcacactggggagaggctgttcacctgccccacgtatgggaagggaaCTGCTCGATCTtacaacctgctgaggcaccagagatggcacagCGGATTTggacccttcacctgctccatgtgtgagaaaggattcaatcAAATCTCTCACCCGCGGAGACATTAGGGCATTCCcatcggggagaggccattcacctgctcagtgtgtgggaaaggaatcactcagtcctctgacctgcttaaacaccagcgagctcactctggggaaaggtcattcacttgttcccagtgtggggggagattcactcaaatgcagcacctgcagagtacccagtgagcccacacagggggagagaccattcagatgatcagtgtgtgagagaggattccTGATTCATCcctcctgctgagaccccagtgagcccgcACAGGGGAGAGG
It encodes the following:
- the LOC140471007 gene encoding uncharacterized protein, with translation MGNQTSRFTKEKSGKTANGKEIPPDSPLGRKLSLWTDSSRTKDLKKETMIKYCCFIWTKEPIRAPSVVWPEYGSGEDWVCQILNVYVNRKQPFDPEESKYAAAWLAGDGESPTRLYPLIPQTDPRKPQKSWDILTDGLPPSSPPPYIPPAHDQASSADLPPATDNSESQQATTSEEGTAGGGTGGGTELTPGIRKSVRLEMRRGREEGLRAGRSDNIEQLNPLREVPFGNERTGFVVQPLNSGDIRQLRNERPRLMDDPVSVGIQLDQFLGPSIYTWAELQAMMRILFNYDEIVMIRNSAMAIWDREHQDGPQRGEQKYPLENPRWDHNDAGGRANMTDLRSLIIRGIQTCVPISGI